From Flavobacteriales bacterium, one genomic window encodes:
- a CDS encoding tetratricopeptide repeat protein, producing MKNILLSICLFIASSMTGQFITQTQSPRLTAIQIIQEADNMLRTGRTQEALLAYTSAINMDYSFAEAYMKRARLYQLLGQTYEAMKDYDRALELNPYSEYV from the coding sequence ATGAAAAACATTCTCCTCTCTATCTGTCTCTTCATAGCCTCCTCCATGACGGGGCAATTCATCACTCAGACTCAGTCCCCACGGCTCACCGCCATCCAGATCATCCAAGAGGCGGACAATATGTTACGAACGGGGCGCACACAAGAAGCGCTCTTGGCATACACGAGTGCCATCAATATGGACTACAGCTTTGCCGAAGCCTATATGAAAAGAGCACGGCTCTATCAATTGCTTGGTCAGACCTATGAGGCCATGAAGGACTACGATCGCGCCTTGGAGCTCAACCCCTACAGTGAGTATGTATT